In the genome of Bacillota bacterium, the window AAGGGCTTTTGCTAGGCGCGGGCTTTAGTATAATCACATCTTTTTAAGCATTATCCTTCCATCGAGGGCAACTGCACCATTACTGTCTACTAACAGGGGGTTAATGTCCATCTCCACAATCTCCGGGTGCGCAGACATCAGTTGCCCCAAGCGCACCAAGCTATATACGATCATATCTATGTTAGATACGGCATTTCCCCGCAAACCCGTTAGGATTTTATAAGAGCGAGTTTCTTTAATCATGGACCGAGCTTCTTCAGGAGTTATCGGCGCTATTCGAAATGAAACATCTTTTAACAACTCTGTATAAATGCCACCCAAACCGTAGATAAGAACCGGTCCAAATTGCGGATCACGTTTAGCTCCCAATATAATTTCCGTTCCGCCGGTACAATATTGCTGGATAAGTACTCCCAGCATGCGGGCTCCGGGGATGGTGGAAACGGTTTCAGTGATTTCATTCCAGGCCTTGTGTACTTCTTCTTCAGTTTTAATGTTAAGTTTTACAGCGCCGATGTCTGATTTGTGAGTTATTTGGGGGCTAATTACCTTCATCACAATGGGGTACCCCAATTTTTGCGCCTTTTCCACCGCTTGCTCAGGGCTGGTTGCGATACCTGACTTAATAACCGGGATGCCGTACGCGTGCATTATGTCCAGGGCCTGTTCATTTAAGGTTGTCGTTTGGGACATCAAGTTCGATTCGATTATCCCGGCCACCAGGTCCTTTTGCGTGTCACCTAATTCCACTATGGCATTCTTTTGGGTGGGGTATGATGGATTAAGATAATCGTGCAAACATTTGAGTGAATGCATGGCTCTGTTGGCGGTGGAATAAACCACAATGTTGCCCTTTTGTTTTAATTTACTGGCATAAGTTTTTCGGTGAGGGCCGAAAATCCAGGAAGCTGTGGGTTTTTCAGGGTGCTTTTCGGCTATTTGGTCTATTAAATCGATTATGTTTAAAGGGTCATTTTCCGGGCGGATGTATGCCGGGCTAATTAATAGGACGGCGTCCACTCCCGGATCAGATAATATAGTTTCCATGGATTGTTTAAGGATCTTGTGATAGCCCTTTGACATTCCTGAGGGCCATATGTCTGTAGGATTACCTGGTTTCATCCAGGCGGGAAATATTTCGGTTAAGGATTTATTGGTGCTTGTACTGAATTTGGCCACTTGCAAGTTGTTGTTACTTACAGCATCTATGGCAATGATGCCTGCGCCACCACTGATAGTGACAATGGCAATTCTCTTGCCAGGCATCGATTTATACGTTAAAAATGTTTCGGTAAGGTCGCTCATCTGGTCTACATCAGTGACTCGAATGGCTCCCGTTTGTTGGAAGGCGGCGTTGTAAACATGGTCTTCTCCAGCCAAGGATCCGCTGTGGGAGCCGGCTGCCCTGGCTCCGACTTCACTGGTCC includes:
- a CDS encoding acetate--CoA ligase family protein — translated: METITPFVEPQSVALIGVSTRTGPGTFNILEELLTYGYKGKIFPVNPKGGSILNITAYTSVAKLPETPDVAVVSTPRTAVPQIVRDCVSKEIKGIIIITQGFTDADDDEGQRLHQEILESIEGTQTRIIGPNTLGIMNNFNRFNTSFIPIDSDCRNVGVICQSGIFMAGSGDFSGGIGVGIDIGNTSDLDSSDILEYMGEDNRIEVINLHLEGLSNGRRFLDVMRKVTANKPVLVLKTGTSEVGARAAGSHSGSLAGEDHVYNAAFQQTGAIRVTDVDQMSDLTETFLTYKSMPGKRIAIVTISGGAGIIAIDAVSNNNLQVAKFSTSTNKSLTEIFPAWMKPGNPTDIWPSGMSKGYHKILKQSMETILSDPGVDAVLLISPAYIRPENDPLNIIDLIDQIAEKHPEKPTASWIFGPHRKTYASKLKQKGNIVVYSTANRAMHSLKCLHDYLNPSYPTQKNAIVELGDTQKDLVAGIIESNLMSQTTTLNEQALDIMHAYGIPVIKSGIATSPEQAVEKAQKLGYPIVMKVISPQITHKSDIGAVKLNIKTEEEVHKAWNEITETVSTIPGARMLGVLIQQYCTGGTEIILGAKRDPQFGPVLIYGLGGIYTELLKDVSFRIAPITPEEARSMIKETRSYKILTGLRGNAVSNIDMIVYSLVRLGQLMSAHPEIVEMDINPLLVDSNGAVALDGRIMLKKM